From Streptomyces durmitorensis, a single genomic window includes:
- a CDS encoding cold-shock protein: MPTGKVKWFNSEKGFGFLSRDDGGDVFVHSSVLPAGVDTLKPGQRVEFGVVAGQRGDQALSVTILDPTPSVAAAQRRKPDELASIVQDLTTLLENITPMLEKGRYPDKASGAKIAGLLRAVADQLDV, from the coding sequence GTGCCTACCGGCAAGGTCAAGTGGTTCAACAGCGAGAAGGGCTTCGGCTTTCTCTCCCGCGATGACGGCGGCGACGTCTTCGTGCACTCCTCCGTACTGCCCGCAGGTGTCGACACACTCAAGCCCGGCCAGCGCGTCGAATTCGGCGTCGTCGCGGGCCAGCGCGGTGACCAGGCTCTCTCGGTGACGATCCTCGACCCGACGCCGTCCGTGGCGGCGGCCCAGCGGCGCAAGCCCGATGAACTGGCGTCCATCGTCCAGGACTTGACGACACTCCTGGAGAACATCACGCCGATGCTGGAGAAGGGGCGCTACCCCGACAAGGCGTCGGGCGCGAAGATCGCGGGTCTGCTGCGTGCGGTGGCGGACCAGCTGGACGTGTAG
- a CDS encoding 1,4-dihydroxy-6-naphthoate synthase — translation MTESPASPASPAALAAPASPAQGANALKIAYSPCPNDTFVFDAWAHGRVPGAPALDVTFADIDITNGMAERGSCAFDVLKVSYAVLPYVLDEYALLPCGGALGRGCGPLVLTREAGVDLTGKTVAVPSEKSTAYLLFRLWAADTLADGVGEIVVLPFDQIMPAVRDGKVDAGLVIHEARFTYQNYGLNCLADMGEHWENTTGLPIPLGAIIAKRSLGAERLRQLADAVRTSVRMAWDDPEASRPYVLEHAQEMDPAVADQHIGLYVNEFTADLGENGYAAIRGLLTRAAAEGLVPPLAPDALTYDR, via the coding sequence ATGACTGAATCGCCCGCATCGCCCGCATCGCCCGCAGCCCTGGCAGCCCCCGCATCCCCCGCGCAGGGCGCGAACGCCCTGAAGATCGCTTACTCCCCCTGCCCGAACGACACGTTCGTCTTCGACGCCTGGGCCCACGGCCGGGTGCCCGGCGCGCCCGCGCTCGACGTCACGTTCGCGGACATCGACATCACGAACGGCATGGCCGAGCGCGGCTCGTGCGCATTCGACGTACTGAAGGTGTCGTACGCCGTGCTGCCCTACGTCCTCGACGAGTACGCGCTGCTGCCCTGCGGCGGTGCGCTCGGGCGCGGCTGCGGGCCGCTGGTCCTGACCCGGGAGGCCGGGGTCGACCTCACGGGCAAGACGGTCGCGGTGCCGAGCGAGAAGTCGACGGCGTACCTGCTGTTCCGGCTCTGGGCCGCGGACACCCTGGCCGACGGCGTGGGCGAGATCGTCGTGCTGCCCTTCGACCAGATCATGCCCGCGGTGCGGGACGGCAAGGTCGACGCGGGCCTCGTCATCCACGAGGCGCGCTTCACGTACCAGAACTACGGCCTCAACTGCCTCGCCGACATGGGCGAGCACTGGGAGAACACGACGGGCCTGCCCATCCCGCTGGGCGCGATCATCGCCAAGCGGTCGCTTGGAGCGGAGCGCCTGCGGCAGCTCGCGGACGCCGTCCGCACCTCCGTGCGCATGGCCTGGGACGACCCCGAGGCCTCGCGCCCCTACGTCCTGGAGCACGCGCAGGAGATGGATCCGGCCGTCGCCGATCAGCACATCGGCCTGTACGTGAACGAGTTCACGGCCGACCTGGGCGAGAACGGCTACGCGGCGATCCGCGGACTGCTCACGCGAGCGGCGGCGGAGGGGCTCGTACCGCCCCTCGCGCCGGATGCGCTCACCTACGACCGGTAG
- a CDS encoding futalosine hydrolase — MQSPLRLLVATAVPAERDAVADLLPPHADAVAVGVGPAAAAAHTAAALARAPYDLVVSAGIGGGFQPDAPIGSLVVADEITAADLGAETPDGFLPVTELGFGAVTHRPPPSLVRDLAAACGARTGTVLTVSTVTGSAARAAELRRRHPRALAEAMEGFGVAEAAAAYALPVLEIRAVSNAVGPRDRGAWRIGEALGALGDAFGKFAPVLESWNRHD; from the coding sequence TTGCAGTCTCCCCTCCGCCTGCTGGTAGCCACCGCGGTCCCCGCCGAACGGGACGCGGTGGCTGACCTGCTGCCCCCGCACGCCGACGCCGTCGCTGTCGGCGTCGGGCCCGCGGCCGCCGCGGCGCACACGGCGGCCGCCCTCGCGCGCGCCCCGTACGACCTGGTGGTCTCCGCCGGAATCGGCGGCGGTTTCCAGCCCGACGCACCCATCGGCTCCCTCGTCGTCGCCGACGAGATCACCGCGGCCGATCTGGGCGCGGAGACACCCGACGGCTTCCTGCCCGTCACCGAGCTCGGGTTCGGCGCCGTCACCCACCGGCCGCCGCCGTCCCTCGTACGGGACCTGGCCGCCGCCTGCGGCGCCCGCACCGGCACCGTCCTGACCGTCTCCACCGTGACCGGCTCCGCCGCGCGCGCCGCCGAGCTGCGGCGCCGCCATCCGCGTGCGCTCGCCGAGGCGATGGAGGGGTTCGGGGTCGCCGAGGCCGCCGCCGCGTACGCACTGCCCGTCCTGGAGATACGCGCGGTCTCCAACGCCGTCGGGCCGCGGGACCGCGGAGCCTGGCGGATCGGCGAGGCACTCGGCGCGCTCGGGGACGCGTTCGGGAAATTCGCGCCCGTACTGGAGAGTTGGAACCGGCATGACTGA
- a CDS encoding DUF2771 domain-containing protein, with protein MTSLLRGGAALVHSSARRRRSVAALGAVSAGLLVLSACDKPTPLATITVGSNSVNSEASCYNDGKELKPSQLQGCLKDTDVKSIKVDPDEKVRFGVDPEVAEKGWTLLMNGQPLTEASKKTYVVIPGSVFFNQQYGGGTNSTTVSLLEGGKGSTAKATGLWSFKLKKDA; from the coding sequence ATGACCTCCCTGCTCCGCGGCGGAGCCGCACTCGTTCACAGCTCGGCGCGCCGTCGCCGTTCCGTGGCCGCCCTTGGCGCTGTCTCCGCCGGACTCCTCGTCCTGTCGGCCTGCGACAAGCCGACGCCGCTCGCCACCATCACGGTGGGCAGCAACTCGGTGAACTCCGAGGCCTCCTGCTACAACGACGGCAAGGAGCTCAAGCCGTCCCAGTTGCAGGGCTGCCTCAAGGACACGGACGTGAAGTCCATCAAGGTCGACCCCGACGAGAAGGTCCGCTTCGGCGTCGACCCCGAGGTCGCCGAGAAGGGCTGGACGCTCCTGATGAACGGTCAGCCGCTCACCGAGGCCAGCAAGAAGACGTACGTCGTCATCCCCGGCAGCGTCTTCTTCAACCAGCAGTACGGCGGCGGCACGAACTCCACCACCGTCAGCCTGCTCGAGGGCGGCAAGGGCTCCACCGCCAAGGCGACCGGCCTGTGGTCGTTCAAGCTCAAGAAGGACGCCTGA
- a CDS encoding MFS transporter: protein MLNRAARWIGRALHLPFTGTARGIRKATHAHGAGESGLGKLIELHAVNGAGDVMITIALASTVFFSVPTDEARGRVALYLAITMAPFTLLAPVIGPLLDRLPHGRRYAMAAAMLARALLALLLSEAVITGSLELYPAALGVLVASKAYGVVRSAVVPRLLPKGFSLVKANSRVTLGGLLATGIAAPVGAGLQALGPRWPLYGAFVIFIVGMLLSLSLPPKVDSAKGEHKALLAADEEHLHLHARAEAATDTSKKRRLGLRTVGPAVTHALTANASLRCLSGFLIFFLAFLLREEPLGGQSAAVSLGIVGVAAGVGNALGTAVGAGLKSRAPEVIIVTVVAVVLGVAITAAVFFGAVGVACLGAVAGFAQAMSKLSLDALIQRDVPEEVRTSAFARSETILQVAWVVGGGIGMALPLIGSLGLSVAAGIVALGWLTTARGLLAAARHGGKRRPRVA, encoded by the coding sequence GTGCTGAACCGGGCCGCCCGCTGGATCGGCCGCGCCCTGCACCTCCCCTTCACCGGCACGGCCCGCGGCATCCGCAAGGCCACGCACGCGCACGGCGCGGGCGAGTCGGGGCTCGGCAAGCTCATCGAGCTGCACGCCGTGAACGGCGCGGGCGACGTCATGATCACCATCGCGCTCGCGTCGACCGTGTTCTTCTCCGTACCGACGGACGAGGCCCGCGGCCGCGTCGCCCTCTATCTCGCCATCACCATGGCGCCCTTCACTCTCCTCGCCCCCGTCATCGGCCCCCTCCTGGACCGCCTCCCGCACGGCCGCCGCTATGCGATGGCCGCCGCGATGCTGGCGCGCGCCCTGCTCGCCCTGCTGCTGTCCGAGGCGGTGATCACGGGGAGCCTGGAGCTCTATCCCGCCGCCCTCGGCGTCCTGGTCGCCTCCAAGGCCTACGGGGTCGTACGCAGCGCCGTGGTGCCCAGACTCCTGCCCAAGGGCTTCTCCCTGGTCAAGGCCAACTCCAGAGTCACGCTCGGCGGGCTCCTGGCGACCGGCATCGCCGCTCCCGTCGGCGCGGGGCTACAGGCGCTCGGGCCGCGCTGGCCGCTCTACGGCGCCTTTGTGATCTTCATTGTCGGGATGCTCCTCTCCCTCTCGCTGCCGCCCAAGGTGGACTCGGCGAAGGGCGAGCACAAGGCGCTCCTCGCGGCCGACGAGGAGCATCTGCACCTGCACGCGCGCGCCGAAGCCGCGACGGACACGTCCAAGAAGCGGCGCCTCGGACTGCGTACGGTCGGGCCCGCCGTCACCCACGCCCTCACCGCCAACGCCTCGCTGCGCTGTCTCTCCGGGTTCCTCATCTTCTTCCTCGCCTTCCTGCTGCGCGAGGAGCCCCTCGGCGGCCAGAGCGCCGCGGTGTCCCTGGGGATAGTGGGTGTCGCGGCGGGCGTCGGGAACGCGCTCGGCACGGCCGTCGGCGCCGGGCTGAAGTCACGGGCGCCGGAGGTCATCATCGTGACCGTCGTCGCCGTCGTCCTCGGCGTGGCCATCACCGCGGCGGTGTTCTTCGGGGCGGTGGGCGTCGCCTGCCTCGGCGCGGTGGCGGGCTTCGCGCAGGCCATGTCGAAGCTGTCCCTGGACGCGCTGATCCAGCGTGACGTGCCGGAAGAGGTGCGCACCTCCGCCTTCGCCCGCTCGGAGACCATCCTTCAGGTGGCGTGGGTGGTGGGCGGCGGAATCGGCATGGCCCTGCCGCTGATCGGGTCACTGGGGCTCTCGGTGGCCGCCGGGATCGTCGCGCTCGGCTGGCTGACGACCGCGCGGGGCCTGCTCGCGGCGGCCCGGCACGGCGGGAAGCGGCGCCCGCGGGTGGCGTGA
- a CDS encoding DUF3027 domain-containing protein, giving the protein MSAATTRSRTPRTPRTPDRLCAEAVGLARDAAEEAAAPGVVGEHVEAVVEGDRVVTHLFECKDFGYRGWRWAVTVARASRAKVVTLDETVLLPGPDALLAPEWVPWSERLRPGDMGPGDLLPTDAEDLRLEPGYSGEEEPPPNSVFSEEMAELVEAEDAEITAEPSAEVPSAPARGSIAAIADELGMRRARVLSRYGLHAAADRWEESHGAKTAMAQAAPASCVSCGFLAPIGGSLGQAFGVCANEFGPADGHVVSLAYGCGGHSEAAVMPKPSRPAAPVLDETRVDVLPLRPAPDSGSVPLEGAAEELGHS; this is encoded by the coding sequence GTGAGCGCAGCGACAACGCGAAGCCGTACCCCGCGTACCCCGCGTACTCCCGACCGCCTGTGCGCCGAGGCGGTGGGACTGGCCCGGGACGCGGCCGAAGAAGCCGCCGCGCCCGGTGTGGTCGGCGAGCACGTCGAGGCCGTGGTCGAGGGCGACCGCGTCGTCACGCACCTGTTCGAGTGCAAGGACTTCGGCTACCGGGGCTGGCGCTGGGCCGTGACGGTGGCCCGCGCCTCGCGCGCCAAGGTCGTCACGCTCGACGAGACGGTGCTGCTGCCCGGTCCCGACGCCTTGCTGGCCCCCGAGTGGGTGCCGTGGAGTGAGCGGCTGCGCCCCGGTGACATGGGCCCGGGGGACCTGCTGCCCACGGACGCGGAGGATCTGCGCCTGGAGCCCGGTTACTCGGGCGAGGAGGAGCCGCCGCCGAACTCCGTGTTCTCGGAGGAGATGGCGGAGCTGGTCGAGGCGGAGGACGCCGAGATCACCGCGGAGCCGTCCGCCGAGGTGCCGTCGGCGCCCGCGCGCGGCTCGATCGCCGCGATCGCCGACGAGCTGGGCATGCGCAGGGCGCGCGTCCTGTCCCGGTACGGCCTGCATGCCGCGGCCGACCGCTGGGAGGAGTCGCACGGCGCGAAGACGGCGATGGCGCAGGCGGCGCCCGCGTCCTGCGTCAGCTGTGGCTTCCTTGCCCCGATCGGCGGATCGCTCGGGCAGGCGTTCGGTGTGTGCGCGAATGAGTTCGGTCCGGCGGACGGGCATGTCGTGTCCCTCGCGTACGGCTGCGGGGGCCACTCGGAGGCTGCCGTGATGCCGAAGCCGTCGCGGCCTGCCGCGCCCGTCCTCGACGAGACCCGGGTGGACGTCCTGCCGCTGCGGCCCGCGCCCGACTCGGGGTCGGTGCCGTTGGAGGGGGCGGCGGAGGAACTCGGCCACAGCTGA